In Numidum massiliense, a single genomic region encodes these proteins:
- the ehuD gene encoding ectoine/hydroxyectoine ABC transporter permease subunit EhuD: MTWDWEFALSIFPTLFQAMGITLAATVAAYAIALVFGLVLAFGRRCKWKLIAWPTIGFIEFVRSTPPLVQLFFLFYAWPQLPYIGMSLSPFTAGAIGLGLHYSTYMSEVYRSGIEAVPKGQWEASKALNFSRVQTWTHIVLPQAIPPVIPMLGNYLIVMFKETPLLSAITVVEMLQTAKIIGSETFRYLEPMTIVGLLFFVLSYPSAILVRKVEQRMQLKGKSAQKGVVT, from the coding sequence ATGACCTGGGATTGGGAATTTGCCCTCTCTATCTTCCCTACATTGTTTCAAGCGATGGGGATTACATTGGCGGCGACGGTCGCGGCCTATGCGATCGCCCTCGTATTCGGACTCGTTCTCGCCTTCGGCAGGCGTTGCAAGTGGAAACTAATCGCGTGGCCGACGATCGGTTTCATCGAGTTTGTGCGGAGTACACCGCCGCTCGTTCAACTGTTCTTCTTGTTTTACGCCTGGCCGCAGCTACCTTACATCGGCATGTCGCTTTCCCCGTTTACGGCGGGGGCGATCGGCCTCGGCTTGCACTACAGCACGTACATGTCGGAAGTTTATCGCTCCGGGATCGAAGCTGTGCCGAAAGGTCAGTGGGAAGCGAGTAAAGCTCTTAACTTTTCACGGGTGCAAACGTGGACGCACATCGTGTTGCCACAGGCGATACCGCCGGTTATCCCGATGTTAGGAAACTACTTAATCGTCATGTTCAAAGAAACCCCCTTGCTATCGGCAATTACAGTCGTAGAAATGCTACAGACAGCAAAAATTATTGGCTCGGAAACGTTCCGCTATCTTGAACCGATGACGATCGTCGGACTGTTGTTTTTCGTTCTCAGTTATCCGTCGGCTATTCTCGTGCGTAAAGTCGAGCAGCGTATGCAACTAAAAGGGAAATCTGCTCAGAAAGGTGTGGTGACGTGA
- the ehuC gene encoding ectoine/hydroxyectoine ABC transporter permease subunit EhuC, protein MSSSTFLPELLRGTGITVQILVLSAIFTFVIAFVAGFGRLSRSRIVRRITAVYVELFRGTSLLVQMFWIFFALPAFGLELSPLLAGVIALSLNYGAYASEIVRGAIQAVPHGQTEAAIALNMTRWQRMRFVILPQALTIMLPGFCNTSIELLKGTSLVSLITLGDLTYQAMMLRNSYTSQQGEIFFLLLVLYFVIALPLILTARWLEKRASKGVATR, encoded by the coding sequence ATCTCATCTTCAACCTTTTTACCTGAATTATTGCGAGGTACCGGAATCACCGTGCAAATTCTCGTACTGTCCGCGATCTTCACGTTTGTGATCGCCTTTGTCGCCGGTTTCGGGCGACTGTCGCGCTCGCGGATCGTGCGTCGTATAACGGCGGTGTATGTGGAGCTGTTTCGCGGGACGTCGCTTTTAGTACAGATGTTTTGGATCTTCTTCGCCTTACCTGCGTTCGGACTCGAACTCTCCCCTTTACTTGCCGGTGTGATCGCCTTGAGTCTCAACTACGGTGCCTATGCGTCAGAAATTGTGCGCGGAGCCATCCAGGCAGTCCCGCACGGGCAGACTGAAGCGGCGATCGCCCTTAATATGACGCGGTGGCAACGGATGCGCTTTGTCATATTGCCACAAGCGTTAACGATCATGTTGCCCGGGTTTTGCAATACGTCAATCGAGCTGTTAAAAGGGACTTCTCTCGTTTCCCTCATTACGTTAGGTGATTTGACCTATCAAGCGATGATGCTTCGGAACAGCTACACTTCCCAACAAGGAGAAATTTTCTTCCTGTTGCTCGTGCTCTATTTTGTCATCGCCTTGCCACTCATTTTGACCGCCCGGTGGCTTGAAAAACGCGCTTCGAAGGGGGTGGCGACGCGATGA
- the ehuB gene encoding ectoine/hydroxyectoine ABC transporter substrate-binding protein EhuB, whose translation MKKFISLSIVLLLSMWVVACGSEGDNNGKTLERIKSKGKVTIGFANEKPYGYKTSDGKITGEAVEVARAIFKEIGVEEMEGHVTEFGSLIPGLQAERFDVITAGMYIAPERCKEVAFAEPEVKYGEALAVKKGNPKNLHGYEDIAKNPDVKVSVMAGANQVGYLKKLGVKEEQIVIAPDIPANISAVESGRVDATTMTDLTLRSALQSEESSKVEIVDDFKQPIIDGKSVVNYGAAAFRKEDDELRKKYNEELKKLKESGKLLEIIEQFGFTEDNLPDDMTTKQLCSEK comes from the coding sequence GTGAAGAAATTTATTTCCTTGTCGATCGTTTTATTACTTTCGATGTGGGTTGTCGCTTGTGGTTCAGAAGGTGACAACAACGGGAAAACACTTGAACGGATTAAAAGTAAAGGCAAAGTGACGATCGGTTTTGCCAATGAGAAACCGTACGGTTATAAAACTTCGGATGGTAAAATTACGGGTGAAGCCGTTGAAGTTGCCCGCGCGATTTTTAAGGAAATCGGGGTTGAAGAAATGGAAGGGCACGTGACCGAATTCGGCTCACTCATTCCCGGTTTACAAGCCGAGCGGTTTGACGTCATTACAGCGGGAATGTATATTGCGCCAGAAAGGTGTAAAGAAGTCGCGTTTGCCGAACCGGAAGTAAAGTATGGCGAAGCGCTAGCCGTAAAAAAGGGTAATCCAAAAAATTTACACGGTTATGAGGATATCGCAAAAAATCCAGACGTCAAAGTTTCGGTCATGGCAGGCGCCAACCAAGTCGGCTATTTGAAAAAGCTCGGTGTAAAAGAGGAGCAAATCGTCATCGCGCCAGATATTCCGGCTAACATTTCCGCCGTGGAGTCCGGGCGTGTCGATGCGACGACGATGACCGATTTAACACTTCGCAGCGCGCTTCAGTCTGAAGAGTCGTCGAAAGTAGAAATTGTCGACGATTTTAAGCAACCGATTATTGACGGGAAGAGCGTCGTAAACTACGGTGCAGCCGCCTTCCGGAAAGAAGATGACGAACTACGGAAAAAGTACAACGAAGAATTAAAAAAACTAAAAGAATCCGGTAAGCTACTCGAGATTATCGAACAATTTGGGTTCACAGAAGACAATCTACCTGATGACATGACGACCAAACAGTTGTGCAGTGAAAAGTAA
- the thiW gene encoding energy coupling factor transporter S component ThiW, which translates to MLDADKTTKTFTVRQLTTMAVLVAIGTMSVQFLSLPLGLVKAYPVQHAINVLAAVLFGPLPAVTIAFLVSLLRNLLGVGTIFSFPGSVVGACLAGWLFKQWRSQLLAAGGEIIGTGMIGAIASVPIARLVFGEEKAVLAFVPSFLVSSVCGAVIGVIIVRYLQKTPLATFFQRQA; encoded by the coding sequence ATGCTTGACGCCGACAAGACGACAAAAACTTTCACCGTGCGGCAACTGACGACGATGGCCGTTTTGGTCGCGATCGGCACGATGAGCGTACAATTTTTGTCACTACCGTTAGGGCTCGTTAAGGCGTACCCTGTACAACACGCCATTAACGTCTTAGCTGCGGTCTTGTTCGGCCCCTTGCCAGCAGTCACCATCGCCTTTCTCGTCAGTTTGCTACGCAATCTCCTCGGAGTAGGAACGATTTTTTCCTTTCCGGGTAGTGTCGTCGGCGCGTGCTTAGCCGGGTGGCTGTTCAAGCAGTGGCGCTCCCAGTTACTTGCCGCGGGCGGTGAGATCATCGGGACGGGAATGATCGGGGCCATCGCGAGCGTGCCGATAGCTCGCCTCGTATTCGGGGAAGAAAAGGCCGTCCTCGCCTTCGTCCCTAGTTTTCTCGTCAGTAGTGTATGCGGCGCTGTCATCGGCGTCATCATCGTTCGCTATTTACAAAAAACGCCACTCGCCACTTTTTTTCAGCGACAAGCGTAA
- the thiE gene encoding thiamine phosphate synthase, with translation MLSKDDLQLYFILGSEQCPTTSPLDVLQQAIRGGVTCFQFREKNTAYSVRDTLTLGKALRAECRRAGIPFIVNDDVELALLLNADGVHVGQSDTPAKEARKRIGDKMSLGVSAHTVAEAERAITDGADYLGVGPVFPTKTKQDAKEPLTPVGLERFIAQLPRSVPIVAIGGITAANASEVIRTGVCGVSVISAIAAQADPERAAATLRHTIVSAQGEIPHA, from the coding sequence ATGCTCTCTAAGGACGATTTGCAACTATACTTTATTTTAGGCAGTGAACAATGTCCCACGACTTCACCTCTCGACGTCCTACAACAGGCGATTCGCGGCGGGGTTACGTGTTTTCAATTTCGAGAAAAAAACACTGCCTATTCCGTGCGCGATACGCTTACTTTAGGAAAGGCGTTACGCGCCGAGTGCCGCCGGGCCGGCATTCCGTTTATCGTCAATGACGATGTCGAATTAGCCCTCTTACTGAATGCGGACGGCGTACACGTCGGACAAAGCGACACGCCGGCGAAAGAGGCACGGAAACGGATCGGCGATAAAATGTCTCTCGGTGTTTCTGCTCATACGGTGGCGGAAGCCGAGCGAGCGATTACAGACGGTGCGGATTATCTCGGCGTCGGCCCCGTTTTTCCGACCAAAACGAAGCAGGATGCAAAAGAACCTCTCACTCCGGTCGGATTAGAGCGGTTCATTGCACAGTTGCCCAGATCCGTTCCGATCGTCGCCATCGGCGGTATCACGGCAGCGAACGCCAGCGAGGTGATCCGTACCGGCGTCTGTGGCGTGTCCGTCATCTCGGCGATCGCCGCGCAAGCCGATCCAGAGCGAGCAGCAGCCACGCTGCGTCATACGATAGTAAGCGCACAAGGGGAAATCCCGCATGCTTGA
- the thiM gene encoding hydroxyethylthiazole kinase, which translates to MREMRETREQRIRGQLQQLRQALRAEKPLIHNITNDVVTNFTANGTLAIGASPVMSSEPDEVAEMVAHADALVLNAGTLTTYSLQAMLLAGQAANRLGVPVVLDPVGYGTTSYRNAAIDRIMREVTVSVVRGNAAEIAALCQMPWQQKGVDAATDGGDPLMLAETFVRRYHLPVAITGKVDIIADESRLVTVANGHPLLPYITGSGCLATALIGAYAAVTDDGALAAIAGLCSLGLAAERAAAKAVAEKTTPQHALQHTGPNTDPSKTTTSGTEAVAAIGPGELNWRLLDELYFLKPMALVENAQIECVK; encoded by the coding sequence ATGCGTGAAATGCGCGAAACGCGTGAGCAACGCATACGCGGGCAATTGCAACAACTCCGCCAAGCGTTACGTGCCGAGAAACCACTCATACACAACATTACGAACGACGTCGTGACGAACTTTACCGCTAACGGCACGTTAGCGATCGGCGCTTCGCCAGTGATGTCCTCGGAACCGGACGAAGTGGCGGAAATGGTCGCCCACGCCGACGCCCTCGTATTAAACGCAGGCACACTCACGACGTACAGTTTACAGGCGATGCTATTAGCGGGACAAGCGGCCAATCGGCTAGGCGTACCGGTCGTCCTCGACCCGGTAGGTTATGGCACAACGAGCTACCGCAACGCGGCGATCGACCGTATCATGCGGGAAGTGACTGTATCTGTTGTACGCGGGAACGCTGCGGAAATCGCCGCACTCTGCCAAATGCCGTGGCAACAAAAAGGCGTCGATGCAGCTACGGACGGCGGCGATCCACTCATGCTCGCCGAGACGTTCGTGCGGCGCTACCACCTCCCGGTCGCGATTACGGGAAAAGTAGACATCATTGCCGACGAGAGTCGCCTCGTGACAGTCGCGAACGGCCATCCCCTGCTCCCTTACATTACCGGATCTGGTTGTTTAGCGACGGCACTCATCGGTGCGTATGCCGCTGTAACAGATGACGGCGCGCTCGCAGCAATCGCCGGGTTATGTTCACTCGGTCTGGCAGCCGAGCGGGCCGCGGCTAAGGCGGTGGCGGAAAAAACGACGCCACAACACGCGTTACAACATACGGGTCCAAATACGGATCCATCAAAAACGACCACTTCGGGAACCGAAGCAGTTGCTGCGATCGGACCGGGCGAGCTCAATTGGCGCTTGCTCGATGAACTTTATTTTCTCAAGCCAATGGCACTGGTGGAAAACGCACAAATCGAATGCGTCAAATAA
- the thiD gene encoding bifunctional hydroxymethylpyrimidine kinase/phosphomethylpyrimidine kinase, with translation MPHVYKALTIAGTDPSGGAGIQADLKTFQQLHVYGMSVITAVVSQNTLGVRTFLDMPLPLIEDQLDAVFEDIRPEAIKTGMLSQIAVIQLLAHKIKQYDVAHYVMDPVMVAKSGDALLAENARDALVQHLLPLTAVVTPNIPEAEVITGRRVVSIEGMKDAAKYIVEVCGATSALVKGGHLAGEARDIFYDGHTFSEFASPRVATKHTHGTGCTLSAAITAELAKGASPHQAIETAKAFITAAIASPLAIGHGQGPVNHWAYSEQQNERQNEPREERQVARSRKEQPATGRGVPNA, from the coding sequence ATGCCACACGTTTACAAAGCGTTAACGATTGCTGGCACCGATCCGTCGGGAGGAGCCGGTATCCAAGCAGATTTAAAAACGTTTCAACAACTACACGTTTACGGTATGTCCGTCATCACGGCTGTCGTGAGCCAAAACACGCTCGGAGTGCGGACGTTTTTAGACATGCCGTTACCACTCATCGAAGACCAACTAGACGCTGTTTTTGAAGACATTCGCCCGGAGGCGATAAAAACGGGGATGTTATCGCAAATTGCCGTCATTCAGTTGCTCGCCCACAAAATTAAGCAGTACGACGTGGCGCATTATGTGATGGATCCGGTCATGGTGGCGAAAAGCGGGGACGCTTTACTGGCGGAAAATGCACGCGACGCGCTCGTGCAACATTTACTCCCCCTCACTGCCGTCGTCACTCCGAACATTCCGGAGGCGGAAGTCATTACGGGACGGCGCGTTGTGTCCATCGAAGGAATGAAAGATGCGGCCAAGTACATCGTCGAGGTGTGCGGGGCAACATCCGCGTTAGTAAAAGGTGGACACCTCGCAGGTGAGGCTCGCGACATTTTTTACGACGGACACACGTTCTCCGAATTCGCGTCCCCGCGTGTCGCGACCAAACATACGCACGGCACAGGCTGCACGCTCTCTGCCGCCATTACGGCCGAACTTGCCAAAGGCGCATCGCCGCATCAGGCGATCGAAACGGCGAAAGCGTTCATTACTGCGGCGATCGCTTCCCCACTCGCCATCGGACACGGACAAGGCCCTGTCAACCACTGGGCGTACAGTGAACAGCAAAACGAGCGACAAAACGAACCGCGAGAGGAACGACAAGTTGCGCGGAGCCGTAAGGAGCAACCAGCTACCGGGCGAGGTGTTCCTAATGCGTGA